A window of the Euzebya pacifica genome harbors these coding sequences:
- a CDS encoding glutamyl-tRNA reductase, protein MTLLVLGLSHRTAPIDVLERLAVPADLTAKALLSLTQREHVQEAVVLSTCNRVEVYANVTRYHGGMADVRDHLAEWGGLDPTTFAHLTYDRFDREAAEHLFAVASGLESMVVGERQIHAQVRQAFADALEEGAAGPVLNRVFRQAVRVGRRTRSETGIADGAASIVDLALATAEQYLTSEAPNVLVVGAGKIGGMAGTRIAEDAAHVAVANRTVEKADGLVERIGGSAHGLDELPALLAAADLAITSTDASQPVITVHDVRRAMQQRPDRPLVLVDLAVPRDIDTDVHAIPGVSVVDIESMRSVVAQGPTGDAVRDARAIVAQEADDFLAWSRGVQAGPTISALRQRAEVVRLAELDRLKAKLSGLDDAQRDAVDALTKGILNTLLHEPTVRLKGLVDSPDGERFVRALSHLFDLAPDGDVDRADRNG, encoded by the coding sequence ATGACTCTCCTCGTCCTCGGTCTCAGCCACCGAACGGCCCCCATCGACGTCCTCGAGCGTCTCGCCGTTCCCGCTGACCTGACCGCCAAAGCCCTCCTGTCGCTGACGCAACGCGAACACGTACAGGAGGCCGTTGTGCTGTCCACGTGCAACCGGGTCGAGGTGTACGCCAACGTCACCCGGTACCACGGCGGCATGGCGGACGTCCGTGATCACCTCGCCGAGTGGGGCGGCCTGGACCCGACGACGTTCGCCCACCTGACCTACGACCGCTTCGACCGCGAGGCCGCCGAGCACCTGTTCGCCGTCGCCAGCGGCCTGGAGTCCATGGTCGTCGGCGAACGACAGATCCACGCGCAGGTTCGCCAGGCCTTCGCCGACGCGCTGGAGGAGGGTGCGGCGGGGCCGGTCCTCAACCGCGTGTTCCGCCAGGCCGTCCGCGTGGGCCGTCGCACCCGGTCGGAGACCGGCATCGCCGACGGGGCCGCCTCGATCGTCGACCTCGCCCTCGCCACCGCCGAGCAGTACCTGACCTCCGAGGCCCCCAACGTCCTGGTCGTCGGCGCCGGCAAGATCGGCGGCATGGCCGGCACCCGCATCGCCGAGGACGCCGCCCACGTCGCCGTCGCCAACCGCACGGTGGAGAAGGCCGACGGCCTGGTCGAACGGATCGGCGGATCCGCCCACGGGCTGGACGAGCTGCCGGCCCTGCTGGCTGCCGCCGACCTCGCGATCACCTCCACCGACGCCTCCCAGCCGGTCATCACCGTGCACGACGTCCGCCGCGCCATGCAGCAGCGGCCCGACCGGCCGCTGGTGCTGGTCGACCTGGCCGTCCCCCGCGACATCGACACCGACGTCCATGCGATCCCCGGCGTCAGCGTCGTCGACATCGAGTCCATGCGCTCCGTCGTCGCCCAGGGCCCGACCGGCGACGCCGTCCGCGACGCGCGCGCCATCGTTGCCCAGGAGGCCGACGACTTCCTGGCCTGGTCCCGGGGTGTCCAGGCCGGCCCGACCATCTCCGCGCTGCGCCAGCGTGCCGAGGTGGTCCGCCTGGCCGAGCTCGACCGCCTCAAGGCGAAGCTCTCCGGGCTGGACGACGCCCAGCGGGACGCCGTCGACGCCCTCACCAAGGGCATCCTCAACACGCTGCTGCACGAGCCGACCGTCCGGCTGAAGGGCCTGGTCGACAGCCCCGACGGCGAACGCTTCGTGCGCGCCCTCAGCCACCTGTTCGACCTCGCCCCCGACGGTGATGTCGACCGGGCGGATCGCAACGGCTGA
- a CDS encoding acyl-CoA dehydrogenase family protein, which produces MDFTLSDEQQQLHESLVAFARDVVEPEAGARDREGRFDRAVWDACGEVGLTGICISEEYGGGGAGALDTGLALEALAYGGHDAGLGLSMGAHLVIGSKPIDLHGTPEQKAKYLPKLASGEWIGAFGITEPDAGSDTASLTSRGVRDGDHWILNGTKTFITNGPVCDVFTVVVRTDPDASAGAGMTAFVLDADTPGLSVGNHLDKMGNRSSPTSEMIMEDVRVPDSARLGAEGSALWAVGFECFDWERTVMLGSAIGGMQRGLDDAIAYAKQREAFGKPIAHFQAIGHKFADMKMNLEASRLMLRQGAWLKDQGLEHMMEASMAKAFIAKCALENADNAIQVHGGWGYIKDFPVERAWRDAKLSSIGGGTTEIQKMVISRMLLS; this is translated from the coding sequence GTGGACTTCACCCTGTCGGACGAACAGCAGCAGCTGCACGAGTCGTTGGTCGCGTTCGCGCGCGACGTGGTCGAACCCGAGGCGGGCGCCCGGGACAGGGAGGGGCGGTTCGACCGTGCGGTCTGGGATGCCTGCGGCGAGGTCGGGCTGACCGGCATCTGCATCTCCGAGGAGTACGGCGGTGGCGGCGCGGGCGCCCTCGACACGGGCCTGGCGCTCGAGGCGCTGGCCTACGGTGGACACGACGCGGGCCTCGGCCTGTCGATGGGGGCCCACCTGGTGATCGGCTCCAAGCCGATCGACCTGCACGGGACGCCCGAGCAGAAGGCCAAGTACCTGCCCAAGCTGGCGTCCGGTGAGTGGATCGGGGCGTTCGGCATCACCGAACCGGACGCCGGGTCCGACACCGCTTCGCTGACCTCCAGGGGCGTCCGGGACGGCGACCACTGGATCCTCAACGGCACCAAGACCTTCATCACCAACGGGCCGGTCTGTGACGTCTTCACCGTCGTGGTCCGTACCGATCCCGACGCCTCCGCCGGTGCCGGCATGACCGCCTTCGTGCTCGACGCCGACACCCCCGGCCTGAGCGTCGGCAACCACCTGGACAAGATGGGCAACCGGTCCTCGCCCACCAGCGAGATGATCATGGAGGACGTCCGGGTTCCCGACAGCGCCCGCCTCGGCGCCGAGGGATCGGCCCTGTGGGCCGTCGGCTTCGAGTGCTTCGACTGGGAACGCACGGTGATGCTCGGCTCGGCCATCGGCGGCATGCAGCGTGGCCTCGACGACGCCATCGCCTACGCCAAGCAGCGGGAGGCGTTCGGCAAGCCCATCGCGCACTTCCAGGCGATCGGGCACAAGTTCGCCGACATGAAGATGAACCTCGAGGCCAGCCGCCTGATGCTGCGGCAGGGCGCATGGCTCAAGGACCAGGGCCTGGAGCACATGATGGAGGCGTCGATGGCCAAGGCGTTCATCGCCAAGTGCGCCCTGGAGAACGCCGACAACGCCATCCAGGTCCACGGTGGCTGGGGCTACATCAAGGACTTCCCGGTCGAGCGGGCCTGGCGCGACGCCAAGCTGTCCTCCATCGGTGGCGGCACCACGGAGATCCAGAAGATGGTCATCTCCCGCATGCTGCTCTCCTGA